One region of Prosthecobacter fusiformis genomic DNA includes:
- a CDS encoding glycosyltransferase: MKTLLLFLDVGTKTGLGHWHRCIALTGALASNLRLVWVTPPLSESLQQELITRRIPRLEMPEWSVEALHSLLAEQAFEPQGFILDLIATPLPLVIELKKRGLVLSIGGAGEGRDEVDVRIDGMIPRPDFHGRFTGRELHLGPEFVILRDVFVKASPHLPPPVLSRVLITLGGDAEGRGLNLGRDCAHTVTSLLFDVVVGPLYRGRLEEGPSSLTLHQTPNDMLTMLQRAEVVICSGGMTAYECCRLGLPMIIFPQTPLQRDAACTFVSHGAALMAETSHEVCQTLVRLQDEDLRASLSTQAQRLVDGQGLYRVASLIESTFSN, from the coding sequence TTGAAAACTCTGCTCCTATTTTTAGATGTCGGCACCAAGACAGGGCTGGGTCACTGGCATCGCTGCATAGCCTTGACTGGCGCGCTCGCTTCAAACCTGCGTTTGGTATGGGTTACCCCGCCACTTTCAGAAAGCCTCCAACAAGAACTTATCACACGAAGGATTCCCAGGTTGGAGATGCCTGAATGGTCCGTCGAGGCACTTCATTCATTGCTGGCAGAACAAGCTTTCGAGCCTCAGGGCTTTATTCTGGATCTCATCGCTACACCACTTCCTCTTGTAATAGAGTTAAAAAAGAGAGGCCTTGTTCTTAGCATCGGCGGGGCGGGCGAGGGTAGGGATGAAGTGGACGTACGGATAGATGGCATGATACCGCGCCCGGACTTCCATGGTAGATTCACCGGAAGAGAACTGCATCTGGGTCCCGAATTCGTCATTCTGCGTGACGTTTTTGTAAAAGCATCTCCACACTTACCCCCACCTGTTCTGAGTCGAGTCTTGATCACTTTGGGAGGAGATGCAGAGGGCCGTGGTTTGAATCTGGGACGGGATTGTGCACATACGGTGACCAGCCTCCTTTTCGATGTTGTCGTTGGACCTTTATATCGAGGCCGCCTTGAAGAAGGGCCAAGCAGCTTAACCTTGCATCAGACCCCAAATGACATGCTGACCATGCTCCAGAGAGCGGAGGTGGTCATTTGCAGTGGGGGGATGACAGCCTATGAGTGCTGCCGCCTCGGACTGCCTATGATTATTTTCCCCCAGACTCCCCTCCAACGAGATGCAGCTTGTACATTTGTTTCTCACGGTGCTGCATTGATGGCAGAAACCTCTCACGAAGTCTGTCAGACGCTCGTTCGCTTGCAAGATGAAGACCTCCGCGCCAGCCTTTCCACCCAAGCACAGAGGTTGGTGGACGGACAGGGCTTGTATCGCGTAGCTTCCCTGATTGAGTCGACTTTTTCAAACTAA
- a CDS encoding class I SAM-dependent methyltransferase — translation MALDESNTFESLYSQGQAIRRFPDEEVVALCGRQRGFSVGLDLGAGSGRNLIPFLLSVRCQGFVIASDLAPSGLKSLADWFCNHGAVKVTPQELLTDAAELYSNIQVTGDHCIYAIQRRASGGMDPLDLCSIGADSETIYLITLCAPMQHLFLNKDSVDIIVNRGSIFYLNSDDIQKCIFVMYSILKPGGTCLVSFKSDHDGRFLTGAKQPESPTVRIVNEGAQLGLKLEFFDLERVNRSMSIFQNIKVGHVEILHPTASYAYADWIVYGYKS, via the coding sequence ATGGCACTTGATGAATCAAACACATTTGAATCACTCTATTCTCAAGGACAGGCAATCCGCCGCTTCCCAGATGAGGAAGTCGTTGCTTTATGCGGTCGCCAGCGTGGATTTAGCGTAGGGCTAGACTTGGGAGCAGGTAGTGGCCGGAATCTGATTCCTTTCCTCCTTTCGGTTCGTTGTCAGGGTTTTGTCATTGCGAGTGACCTAGCTCCTTCAGGACTTAAATCACTGGCAGATTGGTTTTGTAATCACGGTGCAGTAAAGGTGACTCCTCAAGAGCTACTCACAGACGCAGCCGAGCTTTACAGTAACATCCAAGTGACGGGCGATCATTGTATATATGCCATTCAGCGTCGGGCCTCTGGAGGTATGGATCCTCTCGATCTTTGTAGTATAGGGGCAGACTCAGAAACAATTTACCTCATTACCCTGTGCGCCCCCATGCAGCATCTCTTCCTAAACAAAGACAGCGTGGATATTATCGTCAACCGCGGTTCTATTTTTTATCTTAATTCGGACGATATTCAAAAATGCATCTTTGTGATGTATTCAATTCTAAAGCCTGGAGGCACCTGTCTAGTATCGTTCAAATCTGACCACGATGGTCGTTTTCTAACTGGCGCGAAACAGCCAGAATCCCCGACAGTTCGTATCGTCAACGAGGGAGCACAACTGGGATTGAAACTGGAATTTTTTGATCTTGAAAGAGTGAATCGCTCCATGAGCATCTTTCAAAATATTAAGGTCGGACATGTGGAGATTTTACACCCGACCGCATCCTATGCGTATGCAGACTGGATAGTATACGGCTATAAAAGTTAA
- a CDS encoding N-acetylneuraminate synthase family protein has product MAAQFLVGNVHVGGSSSPPLFIPEIGANHDGDPQVAAEMLIELASQGAKVAKFQFYTAEELVADTARIVEWGPADARRSEPVGDMFNRMSLKLPDLAVLFKQARELGIEPFATPFSEAGADKLAEIGARCFKVAASDVTHLRFLKHLAKMGLPIILSLGKCTLGESDTAIATLLDQGCTDLAILHCVATYPAPAEEMNLRTIPALVQLYPECCVGLSDHSLGHEMCIASVALGAQLIEKHVTLSRKREGPDHWFSAETGEVGEIITLMERVHSAMGTSRKRILACETNGREKATRSLTLAQNLEAGTIIEEHHLKVVRPGNGISPAMFDQVVGMKIAQSLQINTTLTWSHFKPN; this is encoded by the coding sequence ATGGCCGCGCAATTCCTTGTTGGCAACGTTCATGTTGGCGGTTCTTCTTCCCCCCCGCTATTCATCCCCGAAATCGGTGCCAACCATGATGGTGATCCCCAGGTCGCTGCTGAGATGCTGATTGAACTTGCCAGCCAGGGCGCAAAAGTGGCTAAATTTCAGTTTTATACCGCTGAAGAACTTGTGGCTGACACCGCACGGATTGTCGAATGGGGACCGGCAGATGCCCGCCGAAGCGAACCCGTCGGTGACATGTTTAACAGGATGAGCCTCAAGTTACCCGATCTGGCTGTCCTTTTCAAGCAAGCTCGGGAATTAGGTATCGAGCCTTTCGCCACGCCCTTTTCTGAAGCCGGGGCTGACAAGCTGGCTGAGATCGGGGCACGTTGTTTCAAGGTTGCCGCATCAGACGTGACGCATCTGCGTTTCCTTAAACATCTGGCCAAAATGGGCCTTCCCATCATTCTTTCTCTAGGAAAATGTACACTCGGGGAATCTGATACCGCCATAGCAACCTTGCTCGATCAGGGTTGCACAGATCTGGCAATTTTGCATTGCGTCGCCACATATCCGGCACCTGCCGAAGAGATGAATTTACGCACCATACCAGCTTTGGTGCAGCTTTATCCTGAATGCTGTGTCGGCCTTTCCGATCACAGCTTGGGTCATGAAATGTGCATCGCATCTGTCGCTCTCGGGGCCCAATTGATTGAGAAACACGTGACTCTAAGTCGGAAGCGTGAAGGACCCGACCATTGGTTTAGTGCAGAAACTGGCGAGGTCGGTGAGATTATTACACTGATGGAACGGGTGCATTCGGCTATGGGCACCTCGCGAAAACGCATTTTGGCATGCGAAACAAATGGCCGTGAGAAAGCCACCCGCTCGCTCACTTTAGCTCAGAATCTTGAGGCAGGAACTATCATTGAAGAACATCACCTCAAAGTGGTACGTCCTGGCAATGGCATTTCCCCAGCTATGTTTGATCAAGTGGTCGGTATGAAAATTGCCCAATCCCTACAAATTAATACGACCCTCACCTGGTCTCATTTCAAACCGAACTGA